The bacterium genome has a segment encoding these proteins:
- a CDS encoding tetratricopeptide repeat protein has product VYESSLAMAYIDKRRYAEAESILKDVLKKKPHCQPCAHDLAQLFLLTGQFGPAASLLSRLAADEPDNALYARQLEAARNGIERASPPEP; this is encoded by the coding sequence GTCTACGAATCGAGCCTGGCGATGGCGTACATCGACAAGCGGCGTTACGCGGAAGCGGAGTCGATTCTGAAGGACGTCCTGAAAAAAAAGCCGCATTGCCAGCCGTGCGCGCACGATCTCGCGCAGCTTTTCCTTTTGACGGGGCAGTTTGGCCCGGCGGCGTCGCTGCTTTCGCGGCTCGCGGCGGACGAGCCGGACAACGCGCTCTACGCCCGGCAACTCGAGGCGGCGCGGAACGGGATCGAGCGTGCGTCGCCGCCCGAACCATGA